In Pseudodesulfovibrio sp. JC047, the genomic window AAAGCTGAGAGGGGGGGTGAGGCTGACATAAGGGAAATAAAAAAGGCTCCGAGTCAATGACTCGGAGCCTTGATATAAGCTGGTCGGGGCGAAGAGATTTGAACTCCCGGCATCCTGCTCCCAAAGCAGGCGCGCTACCAGACTGCGCCACGCCCCGTCAGATTCGTGAGGTTTCCCTCTGGCTTCGTTGCTGCGAAGATGACCGATCCTTGCGTAGAGGACTACGCGGCGGCCCTGTCATCTTCTTGCGCCTTGTCAGAGAAAAACCTCACGAATCTGACAAGTCGCTTGAGCTTTTGGCTCATTGCTCCTTGAAGAGTATTGGTCTGTGCGTACTCTGTACGCGAAAGACTTGTTCTCTTCGTGCGGCATGTCAGAAATTCATTTGTGAATTTGACACGTCGCTTGAGCTTTTGGCTCATTGCTTCTTGAAGAGTGTTGGTCTGTGCATCGGGTTGACGCGGTGGACTTGTTCTCTTCATGTGGCAATGTCGTCTTGAAGGGATGCATACCTACTGCAAAAGTTTGCTCTTGGCAAGCCTCTTAATTCATGTCGATGCCTTGAATGGCTTCACCACATTCCGAGCAATGTCCATTTTCAATCCCCAGGATTTTGATCGAGAAACCAGATCGATCAATGAGTTTGGTTCCGCATCCAGGGCAGAAGGTGTTTTGTCGGTTCAAATCAGGCATGTTGCCGACATACACATATTTCAGCCCTTGGGCTTTGCCGATGGCATACGTTTCTTGCAATGCTTCGGCCGGTGTGACCCCGGAATCAACCATTTTGTAATCTGGATGAAAACGGGAAATGTGCCACGGGGTGTCCGTGCCCAACTCTCGGGCAATGAATTCCGTCAATTTCTGGATGTCTTCCTGCGAATCGTTACGGCCCGGGATGAGCAGGGTCGTGATTTCAAGCCACCATTTGAGGTCATGTTTGATCTTTTTGAGATTCGCCAGCACGGGCTTGAGATGTGCGCAGGAAATTTCCTTGTAGAAATCTTCATTAAAACATTTCAAATCCACGTTGATGGCATCGATGAGCGGTCTCAGGGTATCGAGACATTCAGTGCTCATGAATCCATTGGAGACCAGAACGTTTTTCAGGCCGCGTTCCTTGGCGAGTGTTGCAGTGTCCTGAATGAGTTCAAAGAAAATGGTTGGTTCGGAATACGTATAGGAAATGGAGGTGGCCCCCAGTCGAATGGCTTCATCGACCAATTGTGTCGGTGTGACTTTCTGCCCCTCGATATTTCCTTTTTCATGTGGTGTTTGGGAAAGCGACCAGTTTTGACAGAATGTGCATCGGAGATTGCATCCCATCGTTGCTATCGAATACGTTTGCGTTCCCGGTTGAAAGTGATAGAGTGGTTTCTTTTCTATTGGGTCCAGATGGTGGGCGGCAACCTTGTCGTAATTCAGGGAATAAAGCGTCCCATCCCTGTTTTCGCGGACTCCGCATTGGCCTCTTTGACCAGGCTCTATGGTACAGGAATGGTTACAGAGTCGGCAGGATATAGCCCCATTTTCGACCGGTTCCCACAGTCTTGCTTCAATCATTGAAAAAACCTCCTGAACGGACACTACCAGAAGGGTGCAGGTTCGTCATTGTTCTACAAGGGGGACAATCAATTTTTTGTTTCCGTTGTTGTGGTTTTTTTAGTTTTCTTGCCGTCCTTGTCTATGAACTCTTCTGTCGTTGTGGTTGTTGTGTTTGAATTGGCCGGTTTGGATGACACTCCCCATGGTGAAATGACGGTTTCCCGATCATACCAATCCTTTTGTTCCTTCTTCGGAGGTTTGGAGCTGATGGTGCTATCACCATCCTTGTTGGTCTCGAACGACGTCGTGGCTGCTTCGTCTTCTACCGAACGGGTA contains:
- the amrS gene encoding AmmeMemoRadiSam system radical SAM enzyme; translation: MIEARLWEPVENGAISCRLCNHSCTIEPGQRGQCGVRENRDGTLYSLNYDKVAAHHLDPIEKKPLYHFQPGTQTYSIATMGCNLRCTFCQNWSLSQTPHEKGNIEGQKVTPTQLVDEAIRLGATSISYTYSEPTIFFELIQDTATLAKERGLKNVLVSNGFMSTECLDTLRPLIDAINVDLKCFNEDFYKEISCAHLKPVLANLKKIKHDLKWWLEITTLLIPGRNDSQEDIQKLTEFIARELGTDTPWHISRFHPDYKMVDSGVTPAEALQETYAIGKAQGLKYVYVGNMPDLNRQNTFCPGCGTKLIDRSGFSIKILGIENGHCSECGEAIQGIDMN